TAATATAAATATTGCTCTCGCCGCTGTGttgtttattgtttgctttttattttgaaggttTTTGAGTTGTGGTCTGATAGTTATGTCTGGTCGTGGTAAACAGGGTGGCAAGGCTCGTGCTAAGGCTAAGACCCGCTCCTCGCGAGCTGGGCTCCAGTTCCCCGTAGGCCGGGTGCACCGCCTGCTCCGCAAGGGTAACTACTCTGAGCGTGTCGGTGCCGGGGCGCCGGTGTACCTGGCGGCGGTGCTGGAGTACCTAACGGCTGAGATCCTGGAGCTGGCGGGCAACGCGGCCCGCGATAACAAGAAGACGCGCATCATTCCGCGCCACCTGCAGCTGGCCATCCGCAACGACGAGGAGCTTAACAAGTTGCTGGGGCGCGTGACCATCGCTCAGGGCGGTGTCCTGCCCAACATCCAGGCGGTACTGCTCCCCAAGAAGACTGAGAGCCACCACAAGGCCAAGggcaagtaaagtgtttattactTTTGCACGGCAATTTTGTTATCcattatccaaaagaaaaaaaaaggcaacttacAAAGGCTCTTATCAGAGCCACCCACCTTTTTCGTTTAAAGAGCTGTCGTGCTTTTCAGTTCTGCCCATATGAGGGTTGTGACATCAGGTGAAAAATCACAGCTCATAAGTGAGTGTCCCGAGGGAAGTCAGTAAAGAGTATGTGCGAAATGACTGTGAGGAAAGCCGCACGAGTTTAAATTGACCGGATTAACTACAGGTGAATCAATTTATAGTCAAACTACTTTCCTCTTTGTTCCAGCGGTGACTTTTGTAAAGTTTTTCGCACTGGAGTGAGGAAAGTATACTCACTTTCAGTATAGTGAAAAGCACTGTATTTAAAGTTAACCTTCAACATTTTTTGTTGACTTAAAGGAACACCCAAAACCTCTGCATCTAGTCAACTTTATAAAAACATTACACATTTCCTGAAGGGATTGAGTAAATTACTAGATCCTTGGTACTTCGCCCTCGTGTCAGAAACATCTTCCTGACTGCACAATGTTTGTGCCAGACTCAGGAAAATCTGAGTATCATTTTAGATGGCAGCCCATCTAATTTTTCTAAGCACTTCCAAAGTATCTTTGGTggttgtacttaaaaaaaaagaaaaagggtttccctggtggcgcagtggttgagagtctgcctgccgatgcaggggacacgggtgcgtgccccggtccgggaagatcccacatgccgcggagcggctgggcccgtgagccatgggcgctgagcctgcgcgtccggagcctgtgctccgcaacgggagcggccacaacagtgagaagcccgcgtaccggaaaaaaaaaatattacacaAAAAATCAATCCGTTGGCGGTGCCCGCGTTGCTTTGTGTAATTTTGCTGTACGTTTTGGAAGCGAAAGCGTAATAAAATGACGTCAGGGCGTCGGAGTCGCTATTGTTAAAGGGCAGGGTTTAAGATTCATTCACCAACCCGAAAGCAGCTCTTAATTCTTCCGGGGCCAGGCACAGAAATGGACCAATCAGAGGAGGGCGCGGGTACTTTCGAATGTTCTTGGGTCCAATAGTTGGTGGCCTGGCTGTATAAAAGAAGGACGGCTGAGTGCTTTTCCCTGGCATTTGGGAGAACACCCATCGTGGGGTTTTGTCATGGCTCGCACCAAGCAAACCGCTCGTAAGTCCACCGGCGGCAAGGCGCCGCGCAAGCAGCTGGCCACCAAGGCGGCCCGCAAGAGCGCGCCGGCCACGGGCGGCGTGAAGAAGCCGCACCGCTACCGGCCCGGCACGGTGGCCCTGCGCGAGATCCGCCGCTACCAGAAGTCCACGGAGCTGCTGATCCGCAAGCTGCCGTTCCAGCGCCTGGTGCGCGAGATCGCGCAGGACTTCAAGACCGACCTGCGCTTCCAGAGCTCGGCCGTGATGGCGCTGCAGGAGGCGTGCGAGGCCTACCTGGTGGGGCTCTTCGAGGACACCAACCTGTGTGCCATCCACGCCAAGCGCGTCACTATCATGCCCAAGGACATCCAGCTTGCCCGCCGCATCCGTGGTGAAAGGGCGTAAACTTGTTTTTCCATTAAGTGCTAATCTTAGACCCAAAGGCTCTTTTCAGAGCCACCTACAACTTCATCTTGAAGAGCTGTACCGTAAGGAAGTAAAATCAATCCCCTTAAGGGTGTGTTAGGGTAGCATTCTTCCCGTCCCAACCCCTTCCGCCGCAGCCAGACATTCCTGGAGTTGTAAGTGAGGCGAGGGTCTAAACCATATTTTCTTAACAGGTAGCCATCCAAGCATAGTTTATCAAACCTTATTTAATCATAGCCCTATTTGTAAATAGTCCAGTTGATTGTATTGCTTTATCTCACattgcttttgtcttttctagGGCTATGTACCATAGTATGCTATGCTGTataattttttcacagttctttgCTGTAGTTGTTACTCAAATATAGGACTTTAGCTTGACTCAGTGATCTTGCTTTTACGTTTTTTCGGTTTGGGGATTCAGCACTGGGTGAAAAGTGACACATGGGATAGTGACCAAATGtgagaagaaaaataaccttATTGTGTAGCTTTTGATTATATTTTACAAACTAAAATACAGAATGCTGAAAAACATGACAACCACCAATTCTGAAGGCTTTGCTTGTTTTTTCCATACCCTATTCCTAGTAGTCTGCCTACCTC
This genomic interval from Lagenorhynchus albirostris chromosome 10, mLagAlb1.1, whole genome shotgun sequence contains the following:
- the LOC132527601 gene encoding histone H2A type 1-B, with protein sequence MSGRGKQGGKARAKAKTRSSRAGLQFPVGRVHRLLRKGNYSERVGAGAPVYLAAVLEYLTAEILELAGNAARDNKKTRIIPRHLQLAIRNDEELNKLLGRVTIAQGGVLPNIQAVLLPKKTESHHKAKGK
- the LOC132527596 gene encoding histone H3.1, whose amino-acid sequence is MARTKQTARKSTGGKAPRKQLATKAARKSAPATGGVKKPHRYRPGTVALREIRRYQKSTELLIRKLPFQRLVREIAQDFKTDLRFQSSAVMALQEACEAYLVGLFEDTNLCAIHAKRVTIMPKDIQLARRIRGERA